The Gordonibacter urolithinfaciens genome contains a region encoding:
- a CDS encoding carbon-nitrogen hydrolase family protein, with the protein MKDIMNVAVVTYEPRWGDKERNLNRITGYIECAAARGANLVVLPETALTGYDADLEHAGDERMHHRLAEPIPGPSTEAVAEVTHRLGVYAVFGLAERAEDGTVYNAAVACGPDGVLGRYRKMHLPAAEPTWAGRGDEPFMFGTPWGPVGVSICYDTFVFSEIMRYYRASGCRLIANPFAVNTGVTARNIKDSLEYLAANNDVYIASANCTGCALTDDFVGGSSVIGPGKNVPAVHYYAGGPCGAPGSDEQELHLGTVDLSYVDKPFLAKQWADEDPDFRPDVYARWYAELAGQERFKR; encoded by the coding sequence ATGAAGGACATCATGAACGTCGCCGTGGTCACGTACGAGCCGCGCTGGGGCGACAAGGAGCGGAACCTGAACCGCATCACGGGCTATATCGAGTGCGCGGCGGCGCGCGGGGCGAACCTTGTGGTGCTGCCCGAGACGGCGCTCACCGGCTACGACGCCGATCTCGAACACGCCGGCGACGAGCGCATGCACCATCGGCTGGCCGAACCCATTCCCGGCCCGTCGACCGAGGCCGTGGCCGAGGTCACGCACCGCTTGGGCGTGTACGCCGTGTTCGGACTGGCCGAGCGCGCCGAGGACGGTACCGTCTACAACGCCGCGGTGGCCTGCGGACCCGACGGAGTGCTCGGCCGCTACCGCAAGATGCACCTGCCGGCCGCCGAGCCCACCTGGGCGGGACGGGGCGACGAGCCGTTCATGTTCGGCACCCCCTGGGGGCCGGTGGGCGTGAGCATCTGCTACGACACGTTCGTGTTCTCCGAGATCATGCGCTACTACCGCGCGAGCGGATGCCGCCTCATCGCGAACCCGTTCGCCGTGAACACGGGCGTGACCGCCCGCAACATCAAGGACTCGCTGGAGTACCTGGCTGCGAACAACGACGTGTACATCGCCTCGGCGAACTGCACGGGCTGCGCCCTCACCGACGACTTCGTGGGCGGCAGCAGCGTGATAGGCCCCGGCAAGAACGTGCCGGCCGTGCACTACTACGCCGGCGGGCCCTGCGGCGCCCCCGGATCCGACGAGCAGGAGCTGCACCTGGGCACCGTCGATCTGTCCTACGTAGACAAGCCCTTCCTGGCAAAGCAATGGGCCGACGAGGACCCGGACTTCCGCCCCGATGTCTACGCCCGCTGGTATGCCGAGCTGGCCGGGCAGGAGCGCTTCAAGCGGTAA
- a CDS encoding CynX/NimT family MFS transporter produces the protein MMERKRISPGLVLFMMLMSMTAGAMCLNKVAPIVPVLTESMGLAGAGQAGLLISVFVFSGIFLAIPSGVIIAKLGYYKTGIIALAAILAGSVVGALDAGYAVMLGSRIVEGVGLIMLMTLGPAAVASSFDDRRRGSAMGLLMCFMAFGQIAMFNLAPRIAEGGAWENVWWFTAVYAGVFLVAWIVALRNLDASLAAAAAPAAEAPGTGALDGAPAAPNAPTRLFSKDVFLNPGVWLVGITLMVYLIAEQGVISFLPTYLAEVRGMDAAAASSIVSIAPLVGIPVGIVAGMVSDKMGSRKKPLGVLMLASAVTYALMPTWPTGVFIVLVVLFGIAVMGIVGLCFSAVAELVPPAQGDMAVALLNTFQWVGIFLSSSLVGLLIEAVGWDMAFYLMVPLTVVGAVCTFVTPKLR, from the coding sequence ATGATGGAGCGGAAAAGGATCTCTCCCGGGCTCGTGCTGTTCATGATGCTCATGTCCATGACGGCGGGGGCCATGTGCCTGAACAAGGTGGCGCCCATCGTGCCGGTGCTCACGGAGAGCATGGGGCTTGCGGGGGCTGGGCAGGCCGGGCTGCTTATCTCGGTGTTCGTGTTCTCGGGCATATTCCTGGCCATTCCCAGCGGCGTCATCATCGCGAAGCTGGGGTACTACAAGACGGGCATCATCGCCCTGGCGGCCATCTTGGCCGGTTCGGTCGTGGGCGCGCTCGATGCGGGCTACGCCGTCATGCTGGGCAGCCGCATCGTGGAAGGCGTGGGGCTCATCATGCTCATGACGCTGGGGCCGGCGGCCGTGGCCAGCTCGTTCGACGACCGGCGCCGCGGCAGCGCCATGGGCCTGCTCATGTGCTTCATGGCGTTCGGCCAGATAGCCATGTTCAACCTGGCGCCGCGCATCGCCGAGGGCGGCGCTTGGGAGAACGTATGGTGGTTCACGGCCGTCTACGCCGGCGTGTTCCTCGTGGCATGGATCGTCGCGCTGCGCAACCTTGACGCATCGCTCGCGGCGGCGGCCGCGCCGGCCGCGGAAGCGCCGGGCACAGGGGCGCTTGACGGCGCACCGGCTGCGCCGAATGCGCCGACGAGGCTGTTCTCGAAGGACGTGTTCCTGAACCCGGGCGTGTGGCTCGTCGGCATCACGCTCATGGTGTACCTGATTGCCGAGCAGGGCGTGATCTCGTTTCTGCCCACGTACCTGGCCGAGGTGCGCGGCATGGACGCGGCGGCGGCCAGCTCCATCGTGAGCATCGCGCCGCTCGTGGGCATCCCCGTGGGCATCGTGGCCGGCATGGTGTCGGACAAGATGGGGTCGCGCAAGAAGCCGCTCGGCGTGCTCATGCTGGCCAGCGCCGTGACCTACGCGCTCATGCCCACCTGGCCCACCGGCGTGTTCATCGTGCTGGTGGTGCTGTTCGGCATCGCGGTCATGGGCATCGTAGGCCTGTGCTTCTCGGCCGTGGCCGAGCTGGTGCCGCCCGCGCAGGGCGACATGGCCGTAGCGCTGCTGAACACGTTCCAGTGGGTGGGCATCTTCCTGAGCTCCAGCCTGGTGGGCCTGCTCATCGAGGCGGTGGGCTGGGACATGGCGTTCTACCTCATGGTGCCGCTCACCGTGGTGGGCGCCGTGTGCACGTTCGTCACGCCGAAGCTGCGCTAA
- a CDS encoding LysR family transcriptional regulator encodes MDTRDLKVFVAVYETKSITRAAKDQFLSPQGCSKIVQKIEAELGTSLFARNHFGVKPTPQGDALYRRAQMVIRLLEGVKDEVEAARALKYTLTIASTQGVSEYLSLAFIRDFAESHPHISPRIMESPDAIAKQRTLENVAEVGVLGGPVDLSVFHAVPFTSHRPCLVVNEANPLARKAAIDYADLDCQPLAMVSREFASHHLVVNRLANAGVHVDIVMEATELDLCHRLAEQGDAIAVSFDFAAWGGRRAHTVIRPFADRSFVWETFIVRKAGADLSPQAQEFCDFALAWVADHRADLFQWPGA; translated from the coding sequence ATGGACACACGCGACTTGAAGGTGTTCGTGGCCGTCTACGAGACGAAGAGCATCACCCGCGCAGCGAAGGACCAGTTCCTAAGCCCCCAGGGGTGCAGCAAGATCGTCCAGAAGATCGAGGCCGAGCTGGGCACGTCGCTCTTTGCCCGCAACCACTTCGGTGTGAAGCCCACGCCGCAGGGCGATGCGCTGTACCGTCGCGCTCAGATGGTCATCCGCCTGCTCGAAGGTGTGAAGGATGAGGTGGAGGCTGCCCGCGCGCTGAAGTACACGCTGACCATCGCCTCGACGCAGGGCGTGTCCGAGTACCTCTCGCTCGCGTTCATCCGCGACTTCGCCGAGAGCCATCCGCATATCAGCCCGCGCATCATGGAAAGCCCCGACGCCATCGCCAAGCAGCGCACGCTCGAAAACGTTGCCGAGGTCGGCGTGCTGGGAGGGCCGGTGGACCTGTCGGTGTTCCACGCCGTGCCGTTCACGAGCCATCGGCCATGCCTGGTCGTCAACGAGGCGAACCCGCTCGCGCGCAAGGCCGCCATCGACTACGCCGACCTGGACTGCCAGCCGCTCGCCATGGTCAGCCGCGAGTTCGCCTCGCACCACCTGGTGGTGAACCGCCTGGCGAACGCGGGCGTGCACGTGGACATCGTCATGGAGGCCACGGAGCTGGACCTATGCCACCGCCTGGCCGAGCAGGGCGACGCCATCGCTGTGTCGTTCGATTTCGCCGCCTGGGGCGGCAGACGCGCGCATACGGTCATCCGGCCCTTCGCCGACCGCTCGTTCGTCTGGGAGACGTTCATCGTCCGCAAGGCCGGCGCCGACCTGTCGCCCCAGGCCCAGGAGTTCTGCGACTTCGCCCTCGCCTGGGTGGCCGATCACCGCGCCGACCTCTTCCAGTGGCCGGGCGCGTGA
- a CDS encoding DUF1292 domain-containing protein has product MRQGSAPNFCPPVEEGVTLEFVDERGDAVTLEFLGLVLHGARRYGFFFPVSEDEPAGSSGEVVLLEVTELDEDGQPSAFELVEDEGVAAEVYADFRQATKDLYDFAD; this is encoded by the coding sequence ATGCGCCAAGGGAGCGCCCCGAATTTCTGTCCGCCGGTCGAGGAGGGCGTGACGCTCGAATTCGTCGACGAGAGAGGCGATGCCGTGACGTTGGAGTTCCTCGGGCTCGTGCTGCACGGCGCGCGCCGCTACGGGTTCTTCTTTCCCGTGTCGGAGGACGAGCCGGCCGGCTCGTCGGGGGAGGTCGTGCTGTTGGAGGTGACGGAGCTGGACGAGGATGGCCAGCCCTCCGCCTTCGAGCTGGTGGAGGACGAGGGCGTGGCGGCCGAGGTGTATGCTGACTTTCGCCAGGCTACCAAGGATCTCTACGATTTCGCGGACTGA
- a CDS encoding helix-turn-helix domain-containing protein: MGNITLKAQLGANIAELRTRAGLSKTTFALMIGVSRLYLGNIESGAANPTVDVLERIADGLGTSVSALFGDEG; encoded by the coding sequence ATGGGGAATATTACACTGAAAGCCCAACTCGGTGCCAATATTGCGGAACTGCGAACGAGGGCCGGACTGTCCAAGACTACGTTCGCGCTCATGATCGGGGTGAGCAGGCTCTACCTGGGCAACATAGAGAGCGGTGCCGCAAACCCCACGGTTGACGTGCTGGAGCGCATCGCCGACGGCCTGGGCACGAGCGTGAGCGCGCTGTTCGGCGACGAAGGCTGA
- a CDS encoding pyridoxamine 5'-phosphate oxidase family protein, which yields MTGNETVLQYLTSVPAWYLATSVDDQPHVRPFSFAAEQDGKLWFCTATTKDVWEELLANQRFEATSWWPGHGWLILRGIAGLDDRVGDDIRQAGYDHLTGLGEHYDGPHDPTLVYFSVEDPQAWICNHDEWKPLVF from the coding sequence ATGACCGGAAACGAGACCGTCCTCCAGTACCTCACCAGCGTGCCCGCGTGGTACCTCGCCACGAGCGTGGACGACCAGCCGCACGTGCGCCCGTTCAGCTTCGCCGCCGAGCAGGACGGCAAGCTGTGGTTCTGCACGGCCACCACCAAGGACGTGTGGGAGGAGCTGCTGGCCAACCAGCGCTTCGAGGCCACGTCGTGGTGGCCCGGCCACGGCTGGCTCATCCTGCGCGGCATCGCAGGGCTTGACGACCGCGTGGGCGATGACATTCGCCAGGCGGGCTACGACCACCTCACCGGCCTGGGCGAGCACTACGACGGGCCCCACGACCCCACGCTCGTGTACTTCTCGGTGGAAGACCCGCAGGCCTGGATCTGCAACCACGACGAGTGGAAGCCGCTGGTTTTCTAG
- a CDS encoding energy-coupling factor transporter transmembrane component T family protein, with translation MNVFSFGSYYPGESPLHRLDPRAKLLLGCAFIVIALCARNVAALGAVAVFVAALYLASRIPLGYAARSLAPLLFIVVVASLLNLFVNQEGAVLVEWAFVRITAGGVGACLFIAARLVLILLGMSLITMTTPTLDLTEALEKLLSPFARFGLPAHELGMIMGIALRFLPQFATELVTVYHAQISRGAGLDSSPVRGMRMLSSLMIPLLTSAFRHAETLSAAMDARCYHGGEGRTRLHPLKLSARDGVAAGMLAALAVCVGLANMLP, from the coding sequence ATGAACGTGTTCTCCTTCGGCAGCTACTACCCCGGCGAGAGCCCGCTGCACCGCCTGGACCCGCGCGCGAAGCTGCTTTTGGGCTGCGCCTTCATCGTCATCGCGCTCTGCGCCCGCAACGTGGCCGCGCTCGGGGCGGTAGCGGTGTTCGTGGCGGCGCTCTACCTGGCCTCGCGCATTCCGCTCGGCTACGCGGCGCGGTCGCTCGCGCCGCTACTGTTCATCGTAGTGGTGGCGTCCCTTCTGAACCTGTTCGTAAACCAGGAGGGCGCCGTGCTCGTGGAGTGGGCGTTCGTCCGCATCACCGCAGGAGGCGTGGGCGCGTGCCTGTTCATCGCCGCGCGTCTCGTGCTCATCCTGCTGGGCATGAGCCTCATCACCATGACCACCCCCACCCTCGATTTGACCGAGGCACTGGAGAAGTTGCTGTCGCCCTTCGCCCGCTTCGGGCTTCCCGCTCACGAGCTGGGCATGATCATGGGCATCGCCCTGCGGTTCCTGCCGCAGTTCGCCACCGAGCTCGTGACCGTCTACCACGCCCAGATCAGCCGCGGAGCCGGGCTGGACAGCAGCCCCGTGCGCGGCATGCGCATGCTCTCTTCGCTCATGATACCCCTGCTCACCAGCGCGTTCCGCCATGCGGAAACGCTCTCGGCCGCCATGGACGCACGGTGCTACCACGGCGGCGAGGGACGAACCCGCCTGCACCCGCTCAAGCTGTCCGCCCGCGACGGCGTGGCCGCCGGGATGCTGGCGGCGCTGGCCGTGTGCGTGGGCTTGGCGAACATGCTGCCCTGA
- a CDS encoding energy-coupling factor transporter ATPase translates to MIHCTDIEFTYDGERLALAGVDLHVAPGEFVCILGGNGSGKSTLAKHLNALLLPDRGAVTVDGYDTAEPRDVYRIRSTAGMVFQNPDDQLVASLVEDDVAFGPENLGVETAELHRRVRDALKQVGLVGFEKHETNALSGGQKQRVAIAGVLGMQPKILILDEASAMLDPRGRKGLMRVCRELNGRGMTVVMITHFMEEAAAADRVVVLDRGKVACNGAPRDVLVRTDVLAGLNLEVPFACNLSLKLREAGVDVPVCVEEAPLVDAVAAALREGLLTEGPAGPAADPESGDGAPNDDALGAAEEPGAEHPRAALQDDGEGRPQRSGRNGKGAGAIVAFENVSFTYNPAKGKRKRAGKGKGSRGPHPDWGNDPDAVWALRDVSFAIAPGEFFGIAGHTGSGKSTLIQHMNGILHPTCGRVLVEGRDVADKAQAARVRADVGVVFQYPEHQLFADTVYHDVAFGPRNLKLSDEEVDARVRESLALVNLDFDEFGDVSPFELSGGQQRRVAFAGVLAMRPRILVLDEPVAGLDPAARRDFLALIAGLRAQGRTVIMISHSMDDLAALCDRVLVLNEGRTFEVGTPGDVFLRAGELNGIGLGVPAAQRMANALRERGLPLPAGVLFDSASLADALAGIAGKDACGGADDGMRSGGSADGNAGGRSDEGAGLQGRAAQPHPGRAGGAR, encoded by the coding sequence ATGATTCACTGCACCGACATCGAGTTCACCTACGACGGCGAGCGCTTGGCGCTGGCCGGGGTCGACCTGCACGTGGCGCCCGGCGAGTTCGTCTGCATCTTGGGCGGCAACGGCAGCGGCAAGAGCACCCTGGCGAAGCACCTGAACGCGCTCCTGCTGCCCGACCGGGGCGCCGTGACCGTCGATGGCTACGACACGGCCGAGCCGCGCGACGTCTACCGCATACGCTCCACAGCGGGCATGGTGTTCCAGAACCCCGACGACCAGCTGGTGGCCTCCCTCGTGGAAGACGACGTGGCGTTCGGCCCCGAGAACCTGGGCGTTGAAACGGCCGAGCTGCACCGGCGCGTGCGCGACGCGCTCAAGCAGGTGGGCCTCGTGGGCTTCGAGAAGCACGAGACGAACGCCCTGTCCGGCGGCCAGAAGCAGCGCGTGGCCATCGCGGGGGTGCTCGGCATGCAGCCGAAGATCCTCATACTGGACGAGGCGTCGGCTATGCTCGACCCGCGGGGACGCAAGGGCCTCATGCGCGTGTGCCGCGAGCTGAACGGGCGCGGCATGACCGTGGTCATGATCACCCACTTCATGGAGGAGGCCGCCGCGGCCGACCGCGTGGTGGTGCTCGACCGCGGCAAGGTGGCGTGCAACGGCGCCCCGCGCGACGTGCTCGTGCGCACCGACGTGCTGGCCGGCTTGAACCTGGAGGTCCCCTTCGCCTGCAACCTGTCGCTCAAGCTGCGGGAAGCGGGCGTGGACGTGCCCGTGTGCGTGGAGGAGGCACCGCTCGTGGATGCCGTCGCCGCCGCGCTGCGCGAGGGTCTCCTAACGGAAGGGCCCGCGGGCCCTGCGGCGGACCCGGAGAGCGGGGACGGGGCACCGAACGACGACGCCCTCGGTGCCGCCGAAGAACCCGGGGCAGAGCATCCCCGGGCCGCACTCCAAGACGACGGAGAAGGGCGCCCGCAGCGCTCCGGCCGAAACGGCAAGGGCGCGGGCGCCATCGTAGCGTTCGAGAACGTCTCTTTCACCTACAACCCCGCCAAGGGCAAGCGCAAGCGCGCCGGCAAGGGGAAGGGCTCCCGGGGGCCGCATCCAGACTGGGGCAACGACCCGGACGCCGTATGGGCGCTGCGCGACGTGAGCTTCGCCATCGCGCCGGGCGAGTTCTTCGGCATCGCCGGGCACACGGGCTCCGGCAAGTCCACCCTCATCCAGCACATGAACGGCATCCTGCATCCCACGTGCGGGCGCGTGCTGGTGGAGGGCCGCGACGTGGCCGACAAGGCGCAGGCCGCCCGCGTGCGCGCCGACGTGGGCGTGGTGTTCCAGTACCCCGAGCACCAGCTGTTCGCCGACACGGTCTACCACGACGTGGCGTTCGGGCCGCGCAACCTGAAGCTCTCCGACGAGGAGGTGGACGCCCGCGTGCGCGAGTCGCTCGCGCTCGTGAACCTGGACTTCGACGAGTTCGGGGACGTGAGCCCCTTCGAGTTGTCGGGCGGCCAGCAGCGCCGCGTGGCGTTCGCGGGCGTGCTGGCCATGCGCCCCCGCATCCTCGTGCTCGACGAGCCCGTGGCCGGCCTGGACCCGGCGGCGCGCCGCGACTTCCTGGCGCTCATCGCCGGCCTGCGCGCCCAGGGCCGCACCGTGATAATGATCTCGCACAGCATGGACGACTTGGCCGCGCTCTGCGACCGCGTGCTCGTGCTGAACGAGGGCCGCACGTTCGAGGTTGGCACCCCCGGCGACGTGTTCCTGCGCGCCGGCGAGCTCAACGGCATCGGGCTCGGCGTCCCCGCCGCCCAGCGCATGGCGAACGCCCTGCGCGAGCGGGGCCTGCCCCTGCCGGCAGGCGTCCTGTTCGACAGTGCGTCGCTGGCCGACGCGCTGGCCGGGATCGCCGGCAAGGACGCGTGCGGGGGCGCCGACGACGGCATGCGGTCCGGCGGATCCGCCGACGGGAACGCAGGCGGGCGGTCCGACGAGGGCGCCGGGCTGCAGGGCAGGGCGGCGCAGCCGCACCCCGGCAGGGCGGGCGGCGCACGATGA
- a CDS encoding ECF transporter S component, with amino-acid sequence MAEKARSAQNLEFTNTNKWDTRQLVTMALMCAIAALLSFIQIPLIPGVTFLTYDPSLMPAMVCGFAFGPGAGIAVGAVAAVIHGLILGEWVGSLMNIVATLCFVWPAAALYRRKRTFKRGVIGLAASVLAATAGAIAANLTIGVLFWYGSVDVILPMLLPAIVPFNLVKGTVNAVLTLIVYKAVSNLITPKKSQVKGH; translated from the coding sequence ATGGCCGAGAAGGCGCGCAGCGCGCAGAACCTCGAATTCACGAACACGAACAAGTGGGATACCCGCCAGCTGGTGACGATGGCCCTCATGTGCGCTATCGCGGCGTTGCTGTCGTTCATCCAGATCCCGCTCATCCCCGGCGTCACGTTCCTCACCTACGACCCCTCGCTCATGCCGGCCATGGTGTGCGGCTTCGCCTTCGGGCCCGGTGCGGGCATCGCCGTGGGCGCCGTGGCAGCCGTCATCCACGGGCTCATCCTGGGCGAGTGGGTGGGCTCGCTCATGAACATCGTGGCCACGCTGTGCTTCGTGTGGCCGGCGGCCGCCCTCTACCGCCGCAAGCGCACCTTCAAGCGGGGCGTGATCGGCCTGGCTGCGAGCGTGCTGGCGGCCACGGCGGGCGCCATCGCGGCGAACCTGACCATCGGCGTGCTGTTCTGGTACGGCAGCGTGGACGTCATCCTGCCCATGCTGCTGCCCGCCATCGTCCCGTTCAACCTGGTGAAGGGCACGGTGAACGCCGTGCTCACGCTCATCGTGTACAAGGCCGTCTCCAACCTGATAACGCCGAAGAAGTCGCAGGTCAAAGGACATTAG
- a CDS encoding alanine/glycine:cation symporter family protein has translation MLEILNSIDAFVWGPAMIVLLLGTHVFLTFKTGFIQRKLPQAIRLSFRKDPQGKGDISNFGALATALAATIGTGSIVGVATAILAGGPGAVFWMWITGVFGIATKYVEVYASVKYRVRDHAGNMLGGAMYVWERAFKKEDGRTPWWAKLGAVAFAAFATVATIGTGSAVQASAMTGIIASSVPVPAWAIGIGIVVLVSVVIFGGVRTISNVCEKLVPVMAVAYAGGCLVILALNAPVVGEAVALIFQCAFTGKAAFGGAVGSGIMMALQFGCARGLFSNESGLGSAPIIAAAAKTRNPAEQALIAMTGTFWSTVVICALTGIVLVSTMIANPGIQADVLANPTLFSGAELASAAFSKIPYIGTPILVLGMVAFSYSTILGWSYYGNRCVTYLFGKRAIRPYQVLYVAVAFLGAIGVGDVMWTVSDIGNALMAIPNIVAILLLSGLVARGTRHYVYDGCLDEVDEDPIPVVESK, from the coding sequence ATGCTTGAAATACTGAACAGTATCGACGCGTTCGTCTGGGGGCCGGCCATGATCGTGCTCCTTCTGGGCACGCATGTCTTCCTCACCTTCAAGACCGGCTTCATCCAGCGCAAGCTGCCGCAGGCCATCCGCCTGTCGTTCCGCAAGGACCCCCAGGGCAAGGGCGACATCTCCAACTTCGGCGCGCTGGCCACGGCGCTGGCGGCCACCATCGGCACGGGCTCCATCGTGGGCGTGGCCACCGCCATCCTGGCGGGCGGGCCGGGTGCGGTGTTCTGGATGTGGATCACCGGCGTGTTCGGCATCGCCACGAAGTACGTGGAGGTGTACGCCTCGGTGAAGTACCGCGTGCGCGACCATGCCGGCAACATGCTCGGCGGCGCCATGTACGTGTGGGAGCGCGCGTTCAAGAAGGAGGACGGCCGCACCCCCTGGTGGGCGAAGCTGGGCGCCGTGGCGTTCGCCGCGTTCGCCACCGTGGCCACCATCGGCACGGGGTCGGCCGTGCAGGCGTCCGCCATGACGGGCATCATCGCGTCGAGCGTGCCGGTGCCCGCCTGGGCCATCGGCATCGGCATCGTCGTGCTGGTGTCGGTGGTGATCTTCGGCGGCGTGCGCACCATCTCGAACGTGTGCGAGAAGCTGGTGCCCGTCATGGCCGTGGCGTACGCGGGCGGCTGCCTGGTCATCCTGGCGCTCAACGCCCCGGTGGTGGGGGAGGCCGTGGCGCTCATCTTCCAGTGCGCGTTCACGGGCAAGGCGGCCTTCGGGGGCGCGGTGGGCAGCGGCATCATGATGGCGCTGCAGTTCGGCTGCGCGCGCGGCCTGTTCTCCAACGAGTCGGGCCTGGGCTCGGCGCCCATCATCGCGGCCGCCGCGAAGACGCGCAACCCGGCCGAGCAGGCGCTCATCGCCATGACCGGCACGTTCTGGTCCACCGTGGTCATCTGCGCGCTCACGGGCATCGTGCTCGTGTCCACCATGATAGCGAACCCCGGCATCCAGGCCGACGTCCTGGCGAACCCCACGCTGTTCTCGGGCGCCGAGCTGGCCAGCGCCGCGTTCTCGAAGATCCCCTACATCGGCACGCCCATCCTGGTGCTGGGCATGGTGGCGTTCTCGTACTCCACGATCCTGGGCTGGTCGTACTACGGCAACCGCTGCGTCACGTACCTGTTCGGCAAGCGCGCCATCAGGCCGTACCAGGTGCTGTACGTGGCCGTGGCGTTCTTGGGGGCCATCGGCGTGGGCGATGTCATGTGGACGGTCTCGGACATCGGCAACGCGCTCATGGCCATCCCGAACATCGTGGCCATCCTGCTGCTGTCGGGCCTCGTGGCCCGCGGTACCCGCCACTACGTCTACGACGGCTGCCTCGACGAGGTGGACGAGGACCCCATCCCCGTCGTGGAGAGCAAGTAG
- a CDS encoding helix-turn-helix transcriptional regulator, with protein sequence MAIEERDDRAFMRDFHTPGTRAYDHALDISVMIWELMQEQGLSKTELARRMGISKSHLSNLLNTQPNMTLETIAKFELALGVEFKFSFVPAPAPLAEAAVEDAPASKRA encoded by the coding sequence ATGGCGATTGAGGAACGCGACGATCGCGCCTTCATGCGGGACTTCCACACGCCGGGCACGCGCGCCTATGACCATGCGCTCGACATCAGCGTCATGATCTGGGAGCTCATGCAGGAGCAGGGGCTCTCGAAGACCGAGCTGGCGCGCCGTATGGGCATATCGAAGTCGCACCTGTCCAACCTGCTGAACACCCAGCCGAACATGACGCTGGAGACCATCGCGAAGTTCGAGCTGGCGCTCGGCGTGGAGTTTAAGTTCAGCTTCGTCCCGGCCCCCGCCCCCCTTGCCGAGGCAGCCGTGGAGGACGCCCCGGCATCGAAGCGCGCATAA